From one Enterobacter kobei genomic stretch:
- a CDS encoding prepilin-type N-terminal cleavage/methylation domain-containing protein, producing the protein MSASLKRQTGTSLPEVLLAMLLLVMVITALAGTHRALMTGFMYDSQYRNIWRNAWQHIQWYPVMPAPGWQVKRMQTSTAGCVSISVTITSPVGRQGQMSRLYCPISQ; encoded by the coding sequence ATGTCAGCTTCCCTGAAACGGCAGACGGGAACCAGCCTGCCGGAAGTCCTGCTGGCGATGCTGCTGCTGGTGATGGTGATCACTGCGCTTGCGGGAACGCATCGTGCTCTGATGACAGGTTTTATGTACGACAGCCAGTACCGGAATATATGGCGTAATGCCTGGCAGCATATACAGTGGTATCCTGTTATGCCTGCGCCGGGCTGGCAGGTGAAGCGAATGCAGACAAGCACGGCGGGATGTGTCAGCATCAGCGTTACAATCACCTCTCCCGTGGGTCGGCAGGGTCAGATGTCGCGGCTATATTGCCCAATCAGTCAGTAG
- a CDS encoding DUF2509 family protein gives MNRQRGMSSLAMVLLIMLLGSLMLGGLNQRQHMHHLRVASESRGLRAMAEVQSAMEWGRVQAWQRQPGVQCRQEPDHGWRACLRIFNDQQLLLIARSGSDTLWQLGTTENDRVVFSRHGWSDFCPLSEVALCQLP, from the coding sequence GTGAACCGCCAGCGGGGAATGTCGTCGCTGGCGATGGTGCTGCTGATCATGCTGCTGGGAAGCCTGATGCTGGGCGGATTAAACCAGCGCCAGCATATGCATCACCTGCGGGTTGCCAGTGAAAGCCGCGGGCTGCGTGCCATGGCGGAGGTGCAATCGGCAATGGAGTGGGGAAGGGTACAGGCCTGGCAGCGCCAGCCTGGGGTGCAGTGTCGGCAGGAGCCTGACCACGGCTGGCGCGCCTGTCTGCGGATTTTTAACGATCAACAGCTGTTACTGATCGCCCGCAGCGGCAGTGACACACTGTGGCAACTGGGGACGACAGAAAACGATCGCGTGGTCTTCTCCCGCCACGGCTGGAGTGATTTTTGCCCGTTAAGTGAGGTGGCGTTATGTCAGCTTCCCTGA